The following proteins are co-located in the Apium graveolens cultivar Ventura chromosome 5, ASM990537v1, whole genome shotgun sequence genome:
- the LOC141660900 gene encoding uncharacterized protein LOC141660900, translating into MMIQPAEDEPIYFSNADYEDLDPEHNQALVITLDIADNEVQRILVDIGSSANIVFEHILNMMKLGNLRMDPCLEDPLYGFGNNMIPIRGVIYLPMVYGTAPRQVSHIIKFYVISATSSYNIILGRPTITRLRAIPSTIHLKLKFPTPGGIEELRVDQGASGKCYGQALMIAETNPENRKKAMTLPKGQSRKKHREHLSKRPRLDINKFVEVKEKTKVEPAAQTIEIELVPGNPTRKLKIGKGLEASFREELTLLLKEYADVFAWAPEDMPGIDHSVAMHSLDVDPWKRPIKQKRRNFAPERQQAIDEEVKKLLKADIICKIKYPDWLANVVLVKKPNGKWRMCIDYTSLNAACPKDSYPLPNIDQLIDATSGHTVLSFMDAFSGYNQVRMNPEDIAKTSFITHRAVYAFVMMPFGLINAGATYQKMMNTIFKSQLGNNMESYVDDMITKLITIPDHIKDLKECFDNLRRYNMKLNSEKCTPHSEGHPEDGRIPGGPTQVHPEAGGTPKCHTAFEEVKQHLMNPPVLSKAKPEEPLSFYIAAGPKAVSSALIREEGGIQSPIYYVSQVLKDVKTRYPNLEKFALALVHSSRKLRQYFQGRKIRVVTDQQLRKIIHKPDASGRLVNWAIELSQLNIKFVPRTAIKAQALAIFVMECTFPEPQPLAPSRIDCKESNPDTGSWKLYVDGSSTVKRSGAGLILISPEGFTIQQAITFAFKATNNQAEYEAIIFGLRLKKSLGIMKLIIYSDSQIVVNQTSGEYIAKDSKLAQYQATIRDILETIPDITIHQINREENSKADELSKLVQNISDLTSSVYFEELEAPSTERSKVLCIGSSDNWMTPYIAYLRDRTLPKDQNKAKYLRHKAACFFLENGQLYRRTFSAPTLKCVDLEEANYCLWEVHEGICGDHLAAKALAYKVIRQGYYWPTIHSDFIAYVKKCPQCQKFSNVPRQSPSLPALVLSPIPFAV; encoded by the exons ATGATGATCCAGCCTGCTGAAGATGAACCCATATACTTCTCTAATGCCGATTATGAAGACCTAGATCCCGAACACAACCAAGCCCTGGTCATAACTCTCGATATTGCGGACAATGAGGTACAAAGAATTTTGGTTGATATTGGTTCCTCGGCTAACATTGTCTTTGAGCACATACTTAACATGATGAAGTTGGGAAACCTTCGTATGGACCCATGCCTCGAAGACCCCCTCTATGGATTTGGAAATAATATGATCCCGATCCGCGGGGTAATATACCTCCCCATGGTCTACGGGACCGCACCCCGACAAGTCTCTCATATCATAAAATTCTACGTGATAAGTGCTACATCCTCTTATAACATAATTTTGGGGAGGCCCACCATCACCAGGCTCCGGGCCATCCCTTCAACAATTCACTTAAAACTAAAGTTTCCCACCCCGGGAGGCATCGAAGAACTTAGAGTAGATCAGGGCGCATCCGGGAAATGCTATGGGCAGGCCTTGATGATCGCAGAAACCAATCCTGAGAACAGGAAGAAGGCAATGACCTTACCCAAAGGCCAAAGCCGGAAGAAGCACCGTGAACATCTCAGCAAAAGACCAAGGTTAGATATCAAT AAATTTGTGGAAGTAAAGGAAAAGACCAAGGTGGAACCTGCTGCGCAAACCATCGAGATAGAGTTGGTGCCCGGGAACCCCACCCGGAAGTTGAAAATTGGAAAAGGCTTAGAGGCATCCTTCCGGGAAGAACTCACCCTGCTGTTAAAAGAATATGCGGACGTATTCGCATGGGCACCGGAAGATATGCCCGGGATTGACCACTCTGTGGCAATGCATAGTTTGGATGTAGACCCATGGAAGAGGCCGATCAAACAGAAGAGGAGAAACTTCGCCCCGGAGCGACAACAAGCTATAGACGAAGAGGTAAAAAAGTTGCTTAAGGCCGACATCATATGCAAAATCAAGTACCCCGACTGGCTCGCCAATGTGGTGTTAGTCAAGAAGCcgaatggaaagtggagaatgtgtatcgACTACACGAGCCTCAATGCTGCATGCCCCAAAGATTCCTATCCCCTCCCCAACATCGATCAACTAATCGACGCAACTTCGGGCCACACCGTGCTCAGCTTTATGGATGCCTTCTCAGGATATAACCAAGTCCGCATGAATCCCGAAGATATTGCCAAAACATCCTTCATCACTCATCGGGCAGTCTACGCCTTTGTCATGATGCCCTTCGGGCTCATCAATGCCGGAGCAACCTACCAGAAAATGATGAACACAATTTTCAAAAGCCAACTAGGGAATAATATGGAATCCTATGTAGATGACATGATCACCAAATTGATCACAATCCCGGATCACATCAAGGACCTCAAGGAGTGTTTTGACAACTTGAGGAGGTACAACATGAAGTTAAACTCGGAGAAAT GTACCCCACACTCAGAAGGACATCCAGAAGATGGCAGGATTCCTGGTGGCCCTACGCAGGTTCATCCCGAAGCTGGCGGGACTCCAAAATGCCACACAGCTTTTGAAGAAGTCAAGCAACACCTGATGAACCCCCCGGTGCTATCAAAAGCCAAGCCCGAAGAGCCTTTGTCCTTCTACATCGCCGCTGGCCCCAAGGCTGTCTCTTCTGCCTTAATCCGGGAGGAAGGAGGAATTCAGAGCCCCATCTATTATGTCAGCCAAGTCCTCAAAGATGTTAAGACTCGGTACCCAAACTTGGAAAAATTCGCATTGGCCCTCGTACACTCCAGCAGGAAGTTAAGGCAATATTTCCAAGGCCGAAAAATTAGAGTGGTCACAGATCAGCAGCTCAGGAAAATCATCCACAAGCCAGATGCATCCGGGAGGCTGGTCAATTGGGCCATTGAATTAAGCCAGTTGAACATCAAGTTTGTGCCGCGAacggcgataaaagcccaggcCCTAGCAATATTTGTTATGGAATGTACCTTCCCCGAGCCACAACCACTTGCACCCAGCAGGATTGATTGTAAGGAATCCAACCCGGACACAGGCTCTTGGAAGCTCTATGTGGATGGATCATCAACAGTCAAAAGGTCCGGGGCTGGCCTCATTCTCATTAGCCCAGAAGGTTTCACCATTCAGCAAGCAATAACATTTGCCTTCAAAGCAACGAACAATCAAGCCGAATATGAGGCAATCATCTTCGGGCTCAGGTTAAAAAAATCTCTCGGTATTATGAAGTTGATCATCTATAGCGACTCCCAGATTGTAGTAAATCAAACCAGTGGAGAGTATATCGCGAAAGATTCAAAATTAGCACAATATCAAGCAACGATACGGGATATCCTGGAAACCATTCCCGATATCACCATCCACCAGATAAACAGAGAAGAGAACTCCAAGGCAGATGAACTATCCAAGCTCGTACAAAACATTTCGGATCTCACCAGTTCGGTATACTTCGAAGAACTTGAGGCACCTAGCACAGAGCGATCGAAGGTCTTGTGCATCGGCAGCTCGGACAACTGGATGACTCCCTACATAGCTTACCTAAGGGACAGAACGCTCCCGAAGGACCAGAACAAAGCCAAATACTTGCGGCACAAGGCTGCTTGTTTCTTCCTGGAAAATGGTCAGCTATACAGAAGAACCTTTTCAGCGCCCACCCTGAAGTGTGTAGACCTGGAGGAAGCAAACTATTGTCTTTGGGAAGTTCATGAAGGCATCTGCGGAGATCACCTGGCGGCCAAAGCTCTGGCTTACAAAGTCATCAGGCAAGGATATTACTGGCCCACAATCCACTCCGACTTCATCGCCTACGTCAAGAAATGCCCTCAGTGCCAGAAATTCAGTAATGTTCCCAGGCAAAGCCCCAGCCTGCCAGCGTTAGTACTATCCCCTATCCCCTTTGCGGTTTAG